From Alphaproteobacteria bacterium, a single genomic window includes:
- a CDS encoding AbrB family transcriptional regulator gives MSRATGGAGSSTGGAKSSMTARTRAVLMARTLAVGAVGGAVFAYIGTPLPWMLGALFATMVGSMSGLTLYIHQMFRRLWIIVLGVTLGSSFTPDVLEHLHLWITSFVGMCVFVLFGTWVSFQVFTRLGHIDRITAFFCASPGGLGEMMILGPALGGNERTIVLIHATRVVMVMAIIPPAYSILAGYVPPANLGGSGFIWHLPLRDLAILGGAGAVGAIIAKLLKFPAWQMIGPMIASAAIHMTGLTQSRPPSDLIAIAQLVIGAGAGSRFSGVRVHELVRPMLLSGLATICLLSLAAGVAYGLASLTGLDFRAVHLAYSPGGFAEMSMIALSLGIEVPFVSLHHLGRMIIVVSSATFVAGLIRRRMAKP, from the coding sequence CCGGTTCCTCCACCGGCGGAGCCAAGTCCTCCATGACGGCCCGCACCCGGGCGGTTCTCATGGCGCGCACGCTGGCGGTCGGCGCGGTGGGCGGCGCGGTTTTCGCCTATATTGGCACGCCGCTGCCCTGGATGCTGGGGGCGCTGTTCGCGACCATGGTCGGCTCGATGAGCGGCCTCACCCTCTACATCCACCAGATGTTCCGCCGGCTCTGGATCATCGTGCTCGGCGTCACCCTCGGCTCATCCTTCACGCCGGACGTGCTGGAGCATCTGCATCTCTGGATCACCAGTTTCGTCGGCATGTGCGTCTTCGTGCTGTTCGGCACCTGGGTCAGCTTCCAGGTATTCACCCGGCTCGGCCATATCGACCGCATCACCGCGTTTTTCTGCGCCTCGCCCGGCGGCCTTGGCGAGATGATGATCCTGGGCCCCGCGCTCGGCGGCAACGAGCGCACCATCGTGCTGATCCATGCCACGCGGGTCGTCATGGTGATGGCGATCATCCCGCCCGCCTACAGCATTCTGGCCGGCTATGTGCCGCCGGCCAATCTGGGCGGCAGCGGCTTTATCTGGCATCTGCCGCTCCGCGATCTCGCCATTCTGGGGGGCGCCGGCGCGGTCGGCGCCATCATCGCCAAGCTGCTGAAATTTCCCGCCTGGCAGATGATCGGGCCGATGATCGCCAGCGCGGCCATCCATATGACCGGCCTCACCCAGTCCCGGCCGCCCAGCGACCTGATCGCCATCGCCCAGCTGGTGATCGGCGCCGGTGCCGGCTCGCGCTTCAGCGGCGTGCGCGTGCACGAGCTGGTGCGCCCGATGCTGCTGTCGGGCCTGGCCACGATCTGCCTGCTGAGCCTCGCCGCCGGCGTCGCCTACGGGCTTGCCTCACTCACCGGGCTGGATTTCCGCGCGGTGCACCTGGCCTATTCGCCCGGTGGCTTTGCGGAAATGAGCATGATCGCGCTTTCGCTCGGGATCGAGGTGCCCTTCGTCTCGCTGCACCATCTGGGCCGCATGATCATCGTCGTCTCCAGCGCCACCTTCGTCGCCGGCCTGATCCGCCGGCGCATGGCCAAGCCTTGA